Proteins from a genomic interval of Caulobacter rhizosphaerae:
- a CDS encoding peptide chain release factor 3, protein MSTSLALEAARRRTFAIISHPDAGKTTLTENLLLAGGAIRAAGAVRARGQARRTQSDWMKIERERGISVSASVMTFDHDGLMFNLLDTPGHEDFSEDTYRTLTAADAAIMVLDAAKGIEPQTLKLFEVCRLRDIPIITFINKMDREAQDPFELLDEVSSKLALDPAPLYWPAGSGGRFKGMLDLRGQKFIPYAKKSSTDEEGHPDPVALKSNAVVQYLDPEELAEVEEGAMLVSEAAKPFDVQSFLEGHMTPVFFGSALRHFGVNELLAGIGSYAPPPHPAKVSKAGVDTHVAPGDGEVSGFVFKVQANMDPNHRDRIAFLRLTSGRFTRGMKLKAQNTGKAMSVNAPIMFFASDRELAEDAFAGDVIGIPNHGVLRVGDSLSETGTLRFAGLPNFAPEILRRVRVKDPLKAKHLKKALEGLAEEGVTQLFRPMIGSSDFIVGAVGQLQFEVMADRLANEYALDCIFEAAPYAEARWVNGERADVEDFTNKHRSAMAHDIDEQPVFLGKSSWEIGYVAERYPKVRFERTKERG, encoded by the coding sequence ATGAGCACTTCCCTCGCCCTTGAGGCCGCCCGTCGGCGCACCTTCGCCATCATCAGCCACCCCGACGCCGGCAAGACCACCCTGACCGAGAACCTGCTGCTGGCCGGCGGGGCGATCCGCGCGGCCGGCGCCGTGCGGGCCCGCGGCCAAGCCCGCCGCACCCAGTCCGACTGGATGAAGATCGAGCGCGAGCGCGGCATCTCGGTGTCGGCCAGCGTCATGACGTTCGACCACGACGGCCTGATGTTCAACCTGCTGGACACCCCGGGGCACGAGGACTTCTCCGAAGACACCTATCGCACCCTGACGGCCGCCGACGCGGCGATCATGGTGCTGGACGCCGCCAAGGGCATCGAGCCTCAGACCCTGAAGCTGTTCGAGGTGTGCCGCCTGCGCGACATCCCGATCATCACCTTCATCAACAAGATGGATCGCGAGGCCCAGGACCCGTTCGAGCTGTTGGACGAGGTGTCGTCCAAGCTGGCCCTGGATCCGGCCCCGCTGTACTGGCCGGCCGGCTCGGGCGGGCGGTTCAAGGGCATGTTGGACCTGCGCGGCCAGAAGTTCATTCCCTACGCCAAGAAGAGCTCGACGGACGAGGAGGGCCATCCCGACCCGGTGGCCCTGAAGTCGAACGCGGTGGTGCAGTACCTCGACCCCGAGGAACTGGCCGAGGTGGAGGAGGGCGCCATGCTGGTGTCCGAGGCCGCCAAGCCGTTCGACGTCCAGTCGTTCCTGGAAGGCCACATGACGCCGGTGTTCTTCGGCTCGGCCTTGCGTCACTTCGGCGTCAACGAGCTGCTGGCCGGCATCGGCAGCTATGCTCCGCCGCCGCATCCGGCCAAGGTCAGCAAGGCCGGCGTCGACACCCATGTCGCCCCCGGCGACGGCGAGGTCTCGGGCTTCGTGTTCAAGGTCCAGGCCAACATGGACCCCAACCACCGCGACCGGATCGCCTTCCTGCGCCTGACCAGCGGCCGCTTCACCCGCGGCATGAAGCTGAAGGCTCAGAACACAGGCAAGGCCATGAGCGTCAACGCGCCGATCATGTTCTTCGCCAGCGACCGCGAACTGGCCGAGGACGCCTTCGCCGGCGACGTGATCGGCATCCCCAACCACGGCGTGCTGCGGGTGGGCGACAGCCTGTCGGAGACCGGGACGCTGCGCTTCGCCGGCCTGCCCAACTTCGCCCCGGAAATCCTGCGCCGCGTGCGGGTCAAGGATCCGCTGAAGGCCAAGCACCTGAAGAAGGCGCTGGAGGGCCTGGCCGAGGAGGGCGTGACCCAGCTGTTCCGTCCGATGATCGGCAGCTCGGACTTCATCGTCGGAGCCGTGGGCCAGCTGCAGTTCGAGGTCATGGCCGACCGCCTGGCCAACGAATACGCCCTGGACTGCATCTTCGAGGCCGCGCCCTACGCCGAGGCCCGCTGGGTTAACGGTGAGCGCGCCGACGTCGAGGACTTCACCAACAAGCACCGCTCGGCCATGGCCCACGACATCGACGAACAGCCGGTGTTCCTGGGCAAGTCTTCGTGGGAAATCGGTTACGTCGCCGAGCGCTATCCGAAAGTGCGGTTCGAGCGGACGAAGGAACGGGGTTAG